The Legionella lansingensis DNA window CGATTTATTCGAATAACGCAACCACTCTGGATGAGTGTCCACTAGATCGGTAGTGAGTAATCCCTGCTGAAATTCTTCTGACTTTAACATCTCCAGGTAGTAGGGAATGGTTGTTTTCACACCAAACACGCGCATTTCCTCAAGAGCTCGTCTTGAGCGGCGTAAAACCGCGTTCCAATCAAGGCCCCAAACGGTAAGTTTGGCGCATAAGGAATCGTAGTCAGGTGGAATCGTGTAACCTGTATAAATTGCGCTGTCAGTGCGCACCCCGGGCCCACCAGACGCATAATAGCGGGTAATCCGTCCAAAGCTTGGAAGAAAATCATTTTGAGGATCTTCTGCATTAATACGAAATTCAATTGCAAATCCTCGGCGTGTGACTTGTTCCTGTGTCATGGACAGTGGCTGACCAGCTGCTATCTGAATTTGTTCTTGCACTAAATCAATACCCGTAATTTGTTCGGTAACGGGATGTTCAACCTGCAAACGGGTATTCATTTCTAAAAAATAAGGACGTTCTTCATTGTCAACGATGAATTCCACCGTTCCCGCATTGGTATATCCAACGGTAGACGCCGCTCTAATCGCGAAGTCATACAACATTTGCCGGGTTGTATCCGATAATTGCACGCAAGGGGCTATCTCTATTAATTTTTGATGACGACGCTGTATTGAACAATCTCTTTCAAACAAATGAACAATATTGCCATGGTGATCACCAAGAATCTGCACTTCGATATGGCGAGGATTAGCAATGAACTTCTCCATGAAAATATCCGCAT harbors:
- a CDS encoding acetyl-CoA carboxylase biotin carboxylase subunit produces the protein MFKRILVSNRGEIALRIVRACKEMGIEPVTIHSVADRYALHVKRGTQSHCLSKKPLEAYLNGHRIIECAKAAGCEAIHPGYGFLSENPEFAAACEKAGIIFIGPTADVIATMGSKIAARKAMQKAGIPVIPGSDGNLTNSDEAVACAKKLGYPVMLKATFGGGGRGIRLCYTDDEIHQQYPRVQSEASKSFGDADIFMEKFIANPRHIEVQILGDHHGNIVHLFERDCSIQRRHQKLIEIAPCVQLSDTTRQMLYDFAIRAASTVGYTNAGTVEFIVDNEERPYFLEMNTRLQVEHPVTEQITGIDLVQEQIQIAAGQPLSMTQEQVTRRGFAIEFRINAEDPQNDFLPSFGRITRYYASGGPGVRTDSAIYTGYTIPPDYDSLCAKLTVWGLDWNAVLRRSRRALEEMRVFGVKTTIPYYLEMLKSEEFQQGLLTTDLVDTHPEWLRYSNKSLPHHKAAVIAAALASYHKKLHSGLK